The following are encoded in a window of Acidithiobacillus sp. genomic DNA:
- a CDS encoding rhodanese-like domain-containing protein: MSKSLADFIRNARGQIREIDCDTLEDWLRSRDGVLVVDVRESGAFMEGHLPNAIHVPRGYLEAMADPEYAHCHPELALARDRVVVLYCDSGTRSALAAVTLQEMGFAEVYNLGGGINVWDAEDKPIVS, translated from the coding sequence GTGAGCAAATCACTGGCAGATTTTATACGGAATGCGCGCGGTCAAATTCGCGAAATAGACTGCGACACGCTGGAGGACTGGCTGCGCAGCCGCGATGGTGTGCTGGTGGTGGATGTCCGGGAGTCCGGCGCCTTCATGGAGGGGCATTTGCCCAATGCTATCCATGTGCCCCGCGGCTATCTGGAGGCTATGGCCGATCCGGAGTATGCCCATTGTCATCCAGAGTTGGCCTTGGCGCGCGATCGGGTCGTTGTCCTTTACTGTGACAGCGGAACGCGCTCCGCACTGGCAGCGGTGACTTTGCAGGAGATGGGCTTTGCCGAAGTTTATAACCTCGGCGGCGGCATCAATGTCTGGGATGCCGAGGATAAGCCCATCGTTTCTTAA
- a CDS encoding carbohydrate kinase family protein has protein sequence MSTLVCGSLAFDTIMVFQDRFKAHILPDQVHMLNVSFTVPEMRRDFGGCAGNIAYNLKLLGGNPLIVGTAGQDFTPYLDHLEAQELDTRLLRILPDHYTAQAFITTDLDDNQITAFHPGAMFQAQENHLAGRIPEDVHWAIVSPDGLGAMVQHLEDLTNAGIPTLFDPGQGLPLFDAATLTHLIDRADYLTVNDYECQMVQARTGLRVDELCQRLKALIVTRGEHGSVIYHDGEETIIPAAKPKAVLDPTGCGDAYRAGLLYGLERDLGWETTGKVASLMGAYKIESAGTQNHRFTWPEFQARYHENFGENIG, from the coding sequence ATGTCCACTCTCGTCTGCGGCTCTCTGGCCTTTGATACCATCATGGTTTTTCAGGACCGCTTCAAGGCACACATTCTGCCCGATCAGGTACACATGCTGAACGTCTCCTTCACCGTCCCGGAAATGCGGCGCGACTTTGGCGGCTGTGCCGGCAACATCGCCTACAATCTAAAATTGTTAGGTGGCAATCCACTGATTGTCGGCACCGCTGGCCAGGACTTCACCCCCTACCTCGATCACCTAGAGGCACAAGAGTTAGACACCAGACTACTGCGGATTCTCCCGGACCATTACACCGCACAGGCCTTCATTACCACTGATCTGGACGACAATCAAATCACTGCCTTTCACCCCGGCGCCATGTTTCAGGCCCAGGAAAATCATCTGGCCGGCCGTATTCCCGAAGATGTGCATTGGGCCATTGTTTCACCCGATGGCCTCGGCGCCATGGTGCAGCATTTGGAAGACCTTACGAATGCTGGCATCCCCACGCTGTTTGATCCCGGTCAGGGCTTGCCCCTCTTTGATGCGGCAACCTTGACGCATCTTATTGATCGTGCGGACTACCTCACCGTCAATGATTATGAGTGCCAGATGGTACAGGCACGCACGGGTCTCCGCGTCGACGAGCTCTGCCAGCGTCTGAAAGCCCTGATCGTCACCCGCGGCGAGCATGGCTCGGTGATTTACCATGATGGCGAGGAGACGATCATTCCAGCCGCCAAACCCAAAGCCGTTTTGGATCCTACCGGATGCGGTGATGCCTATCGGGCCGGGCTGCTATATGGACTGGAGCGCGACCTTGGCTGGGAAACGACCGGCAAGGTCGCCTCGTTGATGGGCGCCTATAAGATTGAAAGTGCAGGCACCCAGAACCACCGTTTTACCTGGCCGGAATTTCAGGCGCGCTACCATGAAAACTTTGGCGAGAATATCGGCTAG
- a CDS encoding flagellar motor protein MotB: MKWGVRALLVFSGLLLAMPAWGEGQAAHDETYINLFGGSTFFDASSGLGGGGNAGVVGLRLGHRVDAHVGVEAQVAAAFAQLQSPAHANAANQYSGAVLGNLYVFDSSDTPYLSLGLGASSNLFNNQLGRSTSLMGVFGVGYQYLLNDQIGLRLGVQDQLLFSAPTPSGANLNDVQVTGGISYFWGGGKKSSFPVVGPAHP, translated from the coding sequence ATGAAGTGGGGGGTGCGCGCTTTGCTGGTGTTCTCCGGGCTTCTCCTCGCCATGCCGGCTTGGGGAGAGGGCCAAGCTGCGCATGATGAGACTTACATCAATCTCTTTGGTGGCAGCACCTTCTTTGATGCATCCAGCGGACTGGGTGGCGGAGGTAATGCTGGCGTGGTTGGTTTGCGTCTAGGGCATCGTGTGGACGCCCATGTGGGGGTTGAAGCGCAAGTGGCGGCAGCCTTTGCTCAGTTACAAAGTCCCGCGCATGCTAACGCCGCCAATCAATACAGTGGTGCGGTCCTCGGTAATCTTTACGTTTTTGATAGTTCTGATACTCCTTATCTTTCTTTGGGTTTGGGGGCATCCAGCAACCTGTTTAATAACCAGCTTGGGCGGAGCACCTCGTTGATGGGTGTCTTCGGGGTGGGATATCAGTATCTACTGAACGATCAGATTGGTTTGCGTCTGGGTGTGCAGGACCAGTTGCTCTTTAGTGCTCCTACGCCCAGCGGCGCTAACCTCAATGATGTACAGGTGACAGGTGGTATTTCTTATTTCTGGGGCGGTGGCAAAAAATCCTCTTTTCCGGTGGTCGGTCCGGCGCATCCTTAA
- the metK gene encoding methionine adenosyltransferase yields MSKSHLFTSESVSEGHPDKVADQISDAILDAILAQDSRGRVAAETLITTGLIVLAGEITTSAVVDYADVARQTVRRIGYNSSDMGFDWASCAVVQTLDKQSPDIAQGVDEGAGIDLDQGAGDQGLMFGFACDETDVLMPTPIYFAHRLTERQAMVRKDGRLPWLRPDAKSQVTVRYEDGRPVAIDTVVLSTQHSPEISHADLVEAVREEIIKPVLPPEMIHRDTKYLINPTGRFVIGGPVGDCGLTGRKIIVDTYGGQGSHGGGAFSGKDPSKVDRSSSYAGRYVAKNIVAAGLARRCEVQVAYAIGVSQPVSLMVDTFGTGVIDDDRIAALVREHFDLRPKGIIQMLDLLRPIYAKTAAYGHFGREEPEFTWERTDKAAVLRDAAGLR; encoded by the coding sequence ATGTCCAAAAGTCATCTTTTCACCTCTGAATCTGTTTCCGAAGGTCACCCCGATAAGGTGGCAGATCAGATTTCCGATGCCATTCTTGACGCGATTCTGGCTCAGGATTCCCGTGGTCGTGTGGCGGCAGAGACGCTGATCACTACCGGCCTGATCGTGCTTGCGGGGGAAATTACCACCTCAGCAGTGGTGGATTATGCGGATGTAGCGCGCCAGACCGTGCGCCGGATCGGTTATAATTCCTCGGACATGGGTTTCGACTGGGCCTCCTGTGCGGTGGTGCAGACCCTGGATAAGCAATCCCCTGATATCGCTCAGGGTGTGGACGAGGGGGCCGGCATTGACCTCGATCAGGGCGCTGGTGACCAGGGCCTGATGTTCGGCTTTGCCTGTGACGAGACAGATGTGCTGATGCCGACCCCCATCTATTTTGCCCACCGTCTGACCGAGCGGCAGGCGATGGTGCGCAAAGATGGTCGCCTGCCCTGGCTGCGACCTGATGCCAAAAGTCAGGTGACGGTACGCTATGAGGATGGTCGCCCAGTCGCCATCGATACGGTTGTGCTTTCCACCCAGCATAGCCCGGAGATCAGCCATGCAGATCTCGTCGAAGCCGTGCGCGAGGAAATCATCAAGCCTGTCCTGCCGCCTGAGATGATTCATAGGGATACGAAATACCTGATCAACCCCACCGGCCGTTTTGTGATCGGCGGACCTGTGGGCGACTGTGGTTTGACCGGGCGCAAAATCATTGTGGACACCTACGGTGGTCAGGGTAGTCATGGCGGCGGTGCATTCTCCGGTAAGGATCCTTCCAAGGTCGATCGTTCCTCTTCCTACGCCGGACGCTATGTGGCCAAAAACATCGTGGCCGCTGGCTTGGCCAGGCGTTGCGAAGTGCAGGTGGCCTATGCCATCGGTGTTTCCCAGCCGGTAAGTCTGATGGTGGACACTTTTGGTACCGGAGTGATCGACGACGATCGCATCGCCGCTCTGGTGCGTGAGCACTTTGACCTGCGCCCCAAGGGCATCATCCAGATGCTCGACCTGTTGCGGCCGATCTATGCCAAAACGGCTGCCTATGGTCACTTTGGTCGCGAAGAGCCTGAGTTCACCTGGGAGCGTACTGACAAGGCGGCTGTCTTGCGTGACGCTGCCGGACTGCGGTAA